The genomic interval GGTTAGGTATCTAAAAGCGTCTGGTGGTATAATCATTACTGCTTCGCATAATCCACCTGACTACAACGGGTATAAAGTGTATTGGGATGATGGTGCGCAGGTTGTTCCACCACACGATAAAGGCATAATAGAAGAAGTGTATAGAATAACATCGTCAAAAGAGATAAGTATGGTTTCTGATGAAGAACTGTTAAAATCGGAATTGTTTGTTGAGTTTCTTGATGAAGTCAAGGATGCTTATCTTAAAATCTTAAAAGTAAGTTTGTCAGAACTCATTGATGTTGAAGATGTGAGTTTTAGAAAAGATATGAAGATTGCGTATACTCCTTTGCACGGGACGTCGCTTTACCTTACCATTGACGCACTCAAGTCGCTAGGTTTTGAGAATGTGTATCTTGTTGAAGAGGAATGTTCGGTTGATGGTAGTTTTTCAGCAGTTCCTTTACCAAACCCTGAAGAGGATAGTTCGTTTGAGAGAGTGATAAAACTGTCAAAACAGGTTGGAGCACAAGTGTTTTTTGCAAGTGATCCAGATGCGGACAGAGTGAGAGCAGGAATAATCGTTAATGATGAAGATGTATTATTCTCTGGAAATCAATTGGCATCTATGATGTTGGAGTGGATTCTGTCAAAGCTATATCAGAGAGGAACACTACCTGAAGATGGCTTTGTAGTAACTACAATTGTAACGACCGACTTAATAAGAAAGATTGCTCAGAGCTTCGGTGTAGAGACATATCTTACATTAACAGGCTTTAAATACATAGGAGAGAAGATAAGACAGTTTGAAGGGCAGAAAAGGTTTATATTTGGTTGTGAGGAGAGTATAGGATACCTGTATGGAGATGATGTTAGGGACAAAGACTCTGTAATATCCACGGTGCTTATATCTCTGATGGTTGAGGATCTGATGAAACAAGGCAAGAATTTGAAAGAATATTTATTTGAGATCTATAAGAAGTATGGGGTTCACATTGAGAGTCTTATCTCGCTTGAGTTTGAAGGTTTTGAAGGGCAGAGGAAGATTGAGAGTATGATGGGTAAGGTAAGAAGTGAAAGGTTTGAAGAATTTGCTAGCCTTAAAGTTTTATCTAGAATAGACGTTAAGAACAGAACTTACGAAGATTTTGCTAAAGGATTTAAGGAAGATTACAAAACTGACTTGCCAGTATCAAATGTGGTAATCCTTAATCTTGAAGGTGGTAGTAAGATAATAGTTAGACCTTCTGGAACTGAACCTAAAGTTAAGATATACTTCCTTAGTGAATTCGGTAAGGATGTTGAAAGCATTGAGGATTATCAGAGAAAGCATGATCTACTTGTGAATGACTTCAAAAAGAAAGTTATTGGTTAATGCTTTTTGAGAATTCAACCCAGTCGCCAGAAGGTATTTTTGGAGAGTCTTCAATGTCCTGGATAAATACATAACACCACGCATCTAAAGTCTGACCACTTTGTGTTTTAACTTTGACTTTAACTCTTCTTGACAAGCCTATTTCGATGTTTTTTATACTCACTGCATCTTCTGCTTCATCAAGTTTATATAAGTCATCTTCGGGTAATTCATAGACTTCTCCAATGACTTTACCATTGCCTTCAACAATTCCAGGGAACATATTATAGATGTAATATAGTTCAAATCCTTCAAGAATTGCGTAGTCAATAAACTTTGCATTACCTAGAAGGTAATGTCTAGGTTGATCTTTTCTGATCGTCCCAAAGACAAAAACCCTTTCATTCATATCTGAAAGTTTCAATAAGTAGTTAGATTGCTTTCAAACTTTTACGGGGCTGTTCAAAAAATTGCTGTATGTCTTTAGAGAATATTCAAGAGGAAGAATGAGTTTGTGAAAGTATATTAAAGTAATGTCTATCGGAGGTCAGATATGATGTCCTTCTTGGAAGTCATCAAACAAATATACTGGGAGATAGAAAGAATAATCAGCGAAGACTATTACAAAGGCAGAAGGATAAGTAAGAAACACAAAGATGTTGTTCTGTTTTGAACACTATCAACTTTTACTGTTTTGTAGATTTGGTAAGTTGTTCTTGAATGTAGACTTATAGTGTCTAGATAATTACTTCTGTGCTTGATATTGTAAGATGTAGTGATTTTTCAAGGGATACTTTACTTGAGATTAGTTATAAGGTTTCTGACCTTATTATTATCAGTTCTCAAGAGCTTTTTGAAGTTCTATTTGGAGATGATATGAAAAATGTTGTAAGAGATTTGTTTCTTGCTAAGGGAAACCTTTACAGTTATGAGAACACATGGGTTGCTATTGAAAGGGATCAAATTGTTGGGGTGATGGTTTTGTTTACCCAAAAGGATTTTTTCGTCAAGGGTTTGAGGATGGGACTTAAAATTCTGTCTTGTATGGGACCGAGAACATTTCTAAAGATACCTTTACTCTTGAAATCTTCTTCTCTTCTTCTACCTATACCTAAAGGGAGTATATACTTAAGCAACATATCTGTTCTTCCAGAATATAGAAGAAGAGGTTTAGGAAGAGAAATGCTAAAATATGTTTCAAACTACGCTAAATTATTGAAGTGCAATAAAGTTGTTTTAGATGTAGGTGTTGAGAATGATGTTGCTTTAAGACTCTATGAAAGTGAGGGGTTCAAGGTGGTAGCACAGACCAAGTCAGTAAAGATTAATACACATACCTTTTGTTTTTATAGAATGGAGAAAGAGATAGGAATTTGATGTTGAGTTAGGATGATTGGATGTTTAAAAAATTAGTCTTATAAGCCTAACTTTGTCCTGAATGTACTTTGTGGAATTTTCGGTTTTGAAAGTTTAAACTTAAGGTGTATGAGTAGTGTAAGTAGATTAATATTTTTAGTTCAACATGGTGAGGCAAAATCGGAGGATGAGGATCCCGAGAGACATCTGAAAGACATAGGTAAGGAGAAAACTAGAAAGGTTGCTGATATACTTTATGGTATGTCTCTAAGACCAAGAGTTATAGTTCATAGTGGAAAAGCAAGGGCAAGGGAGACTGCTGAGATTATGGCAGAGGTTCTGAAACCAGAGAAAGGTATTGTAGAGGAAAAAGGATTATCTCCTCTTGATGACCCTTCAAGTTGGGCTAGACGACTTGAGAGTGAGCAGGGAGTTATGATAGTAGGGCATCTTCCTTATCTATCAAAACTCACTTCACTGTTATTAATAGGTAATCAGGATGTTGAAATTGTGAAGTTCACATACTCTTCTTGTTTGGTGATTGTCAAAGAAGAGAAGTTTAGAATATCTTTGTTCATAACACCTGAGGTGTAGTGGTGTTATCTTTTTGTTCGGTAGGTTTGATTGATACTAGTTCGTTGAATGAGATGAATTCTGAAGTATTGATATTCTTCGTATATTCTATTAGTTGAAGACAATACTATTAGGTTATGTTTAGAGAGTTTGAAAAAGTTTTGGATTGTTATTGATAATTACGAATGTATTGAATATTAATTACTTAAATGGGAAAGAGAAAGAAAGGTGCTACATTAAAGAAGAGCATAGGTAGAAAACTTGAGGATCTCTCAAAGTCAGAACTTTTGGTAGAGATATCAAAGAGAAAGAAATTGCCTTGGCTTAAGGAAGAGATATTTGAAGACAATCCTTTACTTGATATCGTTTTAGTCTTGAGAAAGTATAAGATAAAGCACCGATTTTCAAAGGCTTCTTTGAAAGAAGCGAAGAGGATAAGCCAGTCTGTTAATGGTTCAGACTTAAAGGGTAGAATAGACTTGAGGGATGAGTTGATATTTACGATAGATGGTGAAGATGCGAAGGATTTTGATGATGCTGTGTCTCTTGAGATTAATAACAACTACTACATTCTTGGTGTTCATATAGCAGATGTTTCATATTATGTTAAGTCGGGCTCTCCGCTTGATAGGGAAGCTTTTGAACGAGGGAATTCTACCTATCTCATAGATGTCGTTTTCCCAATGCTTCCATTTGAACTCTCCAACGGTATATGTAGTCTAAACCCTAATGTTGATAGACTTACAGTTTCTGTTGAAATGTGGATAAACAAGAAGACACTTGAAGTTGATAAATTTGATATATTTGAGTCTGTTATAAGAAGTAAGTATAGACTTACTTATAATTATGTTGAAAAAGTCCTTGATGATCCTAGTATTGAGAGGGATGAAAGACTTGCGTATACGCTTCTCAATATGTGGGATCTTGCCAAAAAACTTCACGATAATAGGATAGCCAAAGGTGGTATTGATTTTAACTTTAAAGAAACGAAGATATACCTTGATGAGAGTGGAAATCCTATTGATTTCAAAGTCTATCCAAGACTAAAGTCTGAAAGATTGATAGAAGAATTTATGTTGATGGCTAACAAAACGGTAGCAAAATTTCTTTCTGACAAGGGACCTACAATATTTAGAATACATGAAGAACCTGATTATGAGAATATACAAAACATATCAAATATTGTGTCACTTTTCGGTTTTAGACTACCACCAGTTGAAGAAGTTCGTTCTGTGCATCTACAAGAGGTAATAATGAATGTTTCGCAGAAGGAGTATGAGGAGTTTGTGAATTACATTATCTTGAGGTCTATGAAACAGGCTAGATACGACACTGATAATATTGGACACTATGGACTTGATTTTGAACATTATACTCACTTTACTTCTCCTATAAGGAGATACCCAGACCTTGTCATTCATAGACTTGTTAAATTTGTCTTGAACAACAAAAAGAAGAGACCTAAATCACTTTCGCTTAAGAAACTAAAATGGATAGCAGATCACTGCTCTGAAACTGAGAGAGAATCTGTTTCTGCTGAAAGGTTTATTGCTAAGCTAAAGGGTATAAGGTATGTTAAGAAGTATCCAGATGAGGTATTTGATGCTATTGTATCGGGGTTTAAAGAAGATGGTATTTTCGTTCAGATTATAAAGAATGGTGTTGAGGGTTTTGTTAAGATTGAGGACCTTGGAGATGAGTTTGTCTATGATGCCAAGACAAATAGTTTTTTGTCTCGGAAAAGCGGTGATTCTTTGAGCGTTGGACACAAAATAAAGGTTAAACTCAAAGAATACTCTTTAGTAAAAGGATTCCTAGATTTTATAATTATCAGGGATGAATAGTAGAGCGTTTTCACTAGTTGAAGTAATGGTGGTAGTAATGCTATCATCAGTTGTGTTTTTGGTTATTTATAGTCTAACTTCTGTGGGTATAAGGTTTTTTGAGAACTTTTCAAAAAATTTTGATTTTTCAATAAATCAATTCTTGAGGGATGTAGAGTTTGAGTTATTGAGAGCAGATGAGTTCAGAGTTGATGGAGGAGTACTTGAGATTAGGTTGGGTGACACATTTATTAGGTATATTCAAGTTTCACCGAGTAAAGATTTTTCACTTCTGACGATAAGGAAGGAGATAATCTCTCGAGGGGTAGCAACCAAAAAAACTTTTACTCTTAGAAATGTATTTGAGTTGAAGATGAACAAACAACCAACTTCATCTAGAAACAAGCTTTATATATCCATTCTAGATGTTAATGGCAGATATATATATATGGGATATATACCTTGATGAGAAAAAGGTTTAGGAAAAGAGATAGGGGGTGTCCCCCCTTTGTTTTATAACTCTTCTAGTTTTTCTACTGCTTTTTTAGGAGACACATCAGCTTTGCCTTTTACTTTTGGTTCTTCAGTTTTTGATTCTGATTTAGCTTCTGAAGCTTTTTTATAGGCCATTTCAGAGACGCTTTCTTTATCTTCAGGTTGAGCAAAGGATTGGTCTATATCTGTTCTAACGGTTGATCTTCTTCTAGTGTATTGTGCAAACGCAACATCAGTAAAGCCCTTAGAGAGTTGGAATAAGAATTCATTTATGACCTCAGCCATTTGTCTGAGAATAAACTGCTTTCTCTTTATTGTCGTTATATCAAGTTCTAGTACTAGTCCTGGTTGTATATGGTGTGGGTTTAAAGAATAAGCAAACTCTCCAAATCGTTTTAGTATAAACTCAATTCTTTCTTCCAATATTACTCTTTCTAATGGTCTTTCCGCACCATGCATCTTCTGGAGTATTTCTTTTATAAAAGCAATTCTTCTAAATAGATTGTCAGTTTCAGGTATGTAATGAGGATTACTTTCTTCAACAACTGTATCATCAGGGTTAAGGAAACCTAACTCTTGCCACTTAACTTCATCACCACCGTTTTCAGCATTTGCCTCAAAGTATTCCTTAGCCCAATCTCTTGGCATGTATTTTACTACCATATCATCAAAATCTTTAATATTGTATTTCCTTTTGTTCTTTAGGTAGTATTGATAAACTAACTGCCATAATCTTCTTACTTCTCTCTCAAAAGCCTCAAAATGTTTGTCATATTCTTCTCTAAGCTTGACTAACTGATTCTGATCGTAATAAGCAATCTTCATTCTGTAGCTCTCGTGTGGTAGCTTTTCTGGGTCGGCTTCCTCGTATTCCTTTATGACGCATACTCTGGCGTTTTTAAAGTTATTAATATATTGGTATCCTAACTTGCCTGTATCAAGTATAGAAGTCAAAACATTAACGGCGGAGTTATATCCTCTATTCCTGATATTTTCAATATCAAATATCTTCTTTATTACTTCTCTTATGTTTAGGGGGTCATACTCATCAGGTGGTATCTCTGCTCGTAGTCCTTCTATTTTATCTATGAACTTCTTAGCGAGTATGGTGTATCTTGTTGAGTTTTCGTCGTCTTTATCATCGCTTGTAAAGTTTTCAATTTGCCTTATCTTTTCAAATATTATTTCGGTCTTATCCAGCTCAGCTTTTCCTTGGTCAATCAAGTTTTCATTGATCCTATCAATTTCTCTGTCAATTAATTCTATTATTCTATGTTGTATTGCTTCTTTTATTATGAGAGATAGAGGAACTTGATAATGATAGATAGGACTTATAAGCTCATTTTCAAGGATGTTTATTGAAAGCTTAACATCATATACATAAATTGGATTGTAGGGATTGTTTCTGAAAGTTCCCTTCATTATAGCATAGGCGTTCTGTCCTCTAACTAAAGCACCAACATCTGTCTTCTGTCTGAGTAGAGCGTTAGTTTTCTCTTCAATTTCTGTTACTTCTCTTTGAATGTGACCGTGTAGGTGTCCATACATATTAACAATGGATTTCTCTACCTCACCTGTATGGAACTTATCAGGTCCTGCAATCTTGTCAAGAAGTTCAACTACCTCCCTGGGGGTGTATCGTGCCATCTGTCTGTTCTCTTCCCTGTCAACGAAGGTTCTTACCTTCTTGAGGAACTCATCTTCAACCGTCTTGATATACCTATTCATCATATTTTGATAGGTGATGTTGATGTAATTATAGATCTTATCTCTTATACTTCCCATTATGTCAAGCTTATCTGTTACTTCAGGGGGTAGTTTAGTAAGTATTCTAGTCATCAGTTCATTGGTTAGATCATTAACGAATTTCTTATCCTCTGTTTCCTTAGACCTCCCCTCCTGAGCTAAACTTTCGTGGCTACCAACTGCGCTTGGTATATTTGGGTCAAAAACATTAGGACCCTTTGGAAATTGATCCAACATAGTAAACCTCCTTTAATAATAAATTTATATAGTGCAAAAATTATAAACTAATTCTAAATCATTTTACGAAAAGAGGAGATTATGAGATATCTCATAACCTCCTAAATAAATTTTTATTCTACTACTAAAACAGCGTTCTTACCACCGAAACCATCATCTACATACTCATTTGGTTTAGGAGAAAGATATTGCTCCAATTCGCTCATATCCTTTGGCCAGTTTCCGTCAATATAGTATTTGTATATGTATTTACCAGAGTCCCATTCGACCTCTATTTCAAATATGCCGTCACCGTCTGGATCCTCCATGGCATAGTTTGGGTCTGTTGGGTTCCAACCGTTAAAAGAGCCAACTAGATTTACAGATGAAGCACCGCCATACTCGTTTGCATTGAATGAAAATACTATCTTGCCAGCCTTTACTGGTCCTTTTCCGCCTTCTGCTTTTGCGGCTTTTTTATCTTTGGATTTTTTGTCTCCGGCCTTCTTTGCTCCAGCAGGAGCACAAGAGATTAGAGATACTGCAAGTGATGTTGCAATGATTATCGCTAGCAATCTCTTCATAATCTTACCCTCCTTTATCTTAAGTCAATTTTAAAAATTGGATTTACGATTGTCAAGAAAATAAACTTGTTATGATACTTCTGAGTAAGTTTCTTTGCAATTTGAATTCTGAGCATTCTGTTATTATAATTTTAGGACATACAAGGAGGAAAAACATGAGAAGAATAGTGATTTTGATTTTGTTTGTTACTCTGTCTTTTCGGGGCTTTTCACAAACTCTGGGGGGTAGTGAGTTTGTAAATGCGAATATATCGGCTAGCGATCAGTCAATAGGTGGTAATGATATTGTAAATACAGAAACTTCTTCTTCAATACTTATAAACCCATCAACAGGAGCATACCTTAAGCAGTTTTCTATAACAACCTCTTTAGGAGGATTGACAAGAACGGGAACTTATGGATTACTAGGAATATCCTATCCAACGCTTATTGGAACATTTTCAGGACAGTTTTTATACTATGGACTACCAGTTGGTATGAATATATTTGGTGCTACATTAGCGTTTTCAAAGGATGTTGCAGATGACTTAGGGGTTGGGTTTGGTATCACTGCAACGAGTGGTGTCAGTTTTGGGCTCAACTTCGGTTTCGTTTATAAGATGGTTAGAGATTTCTCTCCGGGTCTTGGGTTGAAAGAATTTACGTGGGGTGCATCTCTTTTGAACCTTGGGCTACCTGTAATTGTTGATAACAACAATCCATTCCCATCTCTACCTACTGTAAAAGGTGGTCTTGATCTTATGTTTCTAAGAACCGATCCTGTTAAGTTTTCGTTTGATGCTGGACTTTCGTTAGGTGCTTGGGGATTGAATGCTGAACTTAATGGTGGTCTTAAGGTGAATATATTAGATACTGTTCTGATAAAAGGAGGGGGGTTTGCTGGTAATAACAGGCTGGGTTGGTCTGCCGGTGCTACTCTGAAATACACTTTGGAGAGACAGTGGGGTATAGAGAGACTTGACATTAGAGTTCATTACTCTCTTCTAAATGTTATTAGTTCTGCTTCAGGTATAAGTGATATAGGTCATTGGATTGGTTTTGATTTTGCTCTCGGAACGATTGACACAACTCCACCAAAGATTGATATAAATCTTGATGTATCCAAAAGTGATGAGATAAACTTAAGCCTTACAAGAAAACTTGATTTTCTCTACTTCGGAAGTTCTGCTGGAGACAAACCTATATACATCTCTCCAAACTACGATGGAAGGAAGGACAGAGTTAAGATCAATCTCAATATTCAAGAGGGAGGGGTGCTAAGGGAGTGGAAGATAATCGTGAAAGACGCCAAAGGTGATATTGTAAAGACCATTGAGTCAAAGATTAGAAGAGATTTTTCACTTGATTTTGAGGAACTTTTTAGGAGACTTTTTGCTCCTAAAGAGTCTGTCAGTGTTCCTGGGTTTGTGTATTGGGATGGAACTGACACTAAGGGTAAGGTTGTTACGGATGGAGAGTATTCTATTCAAGTCTTTGCTAAAGACATAGAAGGTAACGAATCATCTTCAAAAATATTCAAAGTGGTAGTTGACAACACACCTCCGAGTGGTTCTGTATCCGTTCCTTATCTTATCTTCTCCCCCAACGGCGATGGTAATAAGGATGATATTACTTTTACCTTAAGAAACCTAACAAGGGGGGACGAATGGAATGCTTGGGTAGAAGATCAGAAGGATAACAGAGTTAAGAATTGGAACTTGGGGACTACTCCTACTGATAAGATAGTATGGGCTGGACTGGGAGATGACGGAAAACTAGTTCCTGACGGTAATTATGTGTTCTATCTAAAGGGTGAGGATCTAGCGGGGAATGTTTTTATAACTAACATAACTGGTATCTTGATCTCGACTAAGTTAAGAAATATTCTTGTTTCATCAGACATATACGAGATTTCTCCTAATGCGGATGGGCTTTTTGATAGAGTGAATATAAGTGTTTTTATTGATGATTTTAACGGACTTCAGAGGTTGAATGTTTATGTAAAGGACCCAAGAACTGGTAAGACGCTAAGAAGTTGGAATATGGAAGGTGGTAAGTTCCTAACTAATCTCTTCTGGGATGGAACTGATAACACTGGTAATGTTACTGTGGATGATGTTTATGTTGTATATGCTGATGCAGAGTATGTTGATGGTAATAAACCCGTTTCACCTGAGATATTTGTTAAAGTTGATGCAACACCACCTCAAGCAAGAATCTCGTTTCAACCTTCTGTATTTTCACCTGATAATGACGGGGTTGATGATGAGGTGTTTTTCAAGATAAATGTTTCTGATGACTCTGATATAACTGGTTGGTCATTCAAGATTTGGTATCCTGGAGCGAAAAGGGTGTTTAAAGAGTTTAAAGGAACAGGAACTCCCCCTACAGAGATAATATGGGATGGAATAGGTGATAATGGTGATTTGGTTGATAGTGCTGAGGAATATCCTTTGAGTTTTGAAGTTTCTGACAAGCTTGGAAACAAAACTAGTTTAAGACCTGCTGTGCTTCCGACGGATATACTTGTGGAAGTTACACCTTATGGATATAAGATAAGAGTTCATAGTATAGAGTTTGCTTTTGGTAGTGCTGAACTTACACCGAAGGGTGCGCAGATTGTTAGAAGAGTAGCAGATAAACTTAAGAAGTTTGGTGGTTATAGAATAAGAGTTGAAGGGCATACTGATAATGTTGGATCCTTTGATTACAACTTGAGACTTTCAAAGGCAAGAGCAGAATCTGTAAAGAAAGAACTCGTTAAAAATGGACTTGCAAGCGATAGAATAACTACAGAAGGATACTCCTTTGAGAGACCTATCGCACCGAACGATACGGAAGAGGGTAGAGCAAGAAACAGAAGAGTTGAATTTATACTCATAAAGTAGGTTAGCAGAGAGTAGTATAACACCTGAGAAGCTGAGGTGTAGATGTAATTGAAATATCATAGAAATATCTGTGTAATTCTTTGAATTGCATTTGAGTTTTGGTTTTGCTGAGTGTTTTGAATAGAAAATAAAGTTTGAATATTTTGAGCAAATAATTATATTATTATTATTTGGTAGAAGGAGGTGTGTTATGCATAAAAGCGTTTCCTTTCTAAGGGGAATCATTACAGTATCAGTTTCTATACTCATGGTGTTTATTTTTGGACAGATAGCATTTTCAAGACTAGGTTCTGGTGATAGCATATATACACCACAATCCGGAAGTAGTGTCAAGGATTATGATGCTGATCCATCCATTAAATGGAGGAACTATGAAGAGATAAAAAACGAGATTAAGGATAATATATCTAGGATAGGCTTATCTCCGAAGGGTGGCAAGAAGAAGATGGTGGTATATGTATGGGATTTTGATAATAAGAGTGGATATAGAGTAGGTTCTCATAAGATTAAGGATGATATTTCTACTTTGCTTTTAGAGACAGACAAGTTTAAACTTATTGAGGATGCGATTGTTGAAGCGGCGCTAAAAGAAATGAATTTGTCCGGTACAGGTCTCATTGATAAGTCAAATGTTAAAGAACTCGGTAAGAGAATAGGCATAGACTATATAGTATATGGTTCTATAAATAACAACCAACTTGCTGGTGGTGAGCCTAATATATCCCTTGTCTTAAAGACCATAGATGTTGAAACAACGGAAGTAGTTTGGTCCTATGAGATAGGCATGAACAGAAGAGACTACAAAACGAGTTTGGATGCTGTCATTGATGAGAGTATTTTCAGGCATCAGTATTCACTCGCTAGAGAATGGGATAGAATAAATAAAGAAAGTATAGAGTCTTATGGGAAGCCTATAACAACTATATCAGTGTTTTTTGTTAATGCAGGAAGAGGTATAGATGATAGTGCAGTTGTTGATAAGATGACCAGTGCTTTAATACAAGCTAGGATACCAAATCTAAAAGTAATAGACAGAGCAAATTTGAGTAGAGTTATAGAGCAAATAAGTAAAGAAGGATACGAAGAGTCTGCATTTTTTAGGACCAAGAAGGAGTTTGGAAAGTTTTACGGTGTTGATGCATTTCTGTATGGAGTTGTTGTTAGGGATCCTTCTACTGGTAAAACTGAACTTAACCTTAAACTTGCTATGGTAGAGAGTGTTACGGTTGATTGGGGTAGAAAGTTTCAGTCGGAAATGACTTCTGCGGAGAGAGAGGCAATAGGTAAGATTCAGCAGAAGGAGTTTTCTGAAAATGTTTCAAAAACTGTAAGTGCTACTGCTGGTGCGGTAGGTGAGTTTTTAGGTTTCATTCTTTCTGCACCTGGGATTGGTGTTAGGTTGAGTGGTGGATGGCTTGGAGGCTTTACTACTCCGGCGATGACTTCAAAATCTCTATATAACAATAATGATATATTCAAGGATAGCCTACAATTATCATCTTTCAACGTGTCTATAGACTTTTTCAGGTTGAGAATATGGAGAAAAACTTATATTGACACAGGTATTAAATTCTGGATTGGTAGCTATACTACCTCAGAAGACGAGGGTCAACTTAGATCTGCTAGTTTTAATGGAAGATTACCATATATTTCTCTCAGAAATATTGTAGATGATGTTTTTTTTGTGAGAGCATCGCTTATGCCATTGATCGATGGTATATCAGTAATATCTTCAAAGGTATCTTATAATTATCCTTATACATATGGATATTACATTTATACTATCTCAAACACTGTTGAAGTAAAAGTTCCTGATCCTAACGCAACATATTCTAGTTCTAGCCCGTTGAACTGGCCTTTTGAGTTTGAGACAGGTGTCTCACTTGCTGAAGGAGGTCCGCCATATTTATCAATTGTTTTTGGTTTGTGGTTCCCTGGCGAGTACGGAAATAACAAGAGTGATCTGGAGTGGGAATTTGGAATAAATATGGTAGTACCAATATTCTGGTGGCATCCATTTTCTTTCTTGTATGATAAATACTTAGAGAACCTATAAGGAGATGAATATGACCTCAAGGTATAGTTTTATTATTCTAACTCTTCTACTTACTCTAGTATTTGATGTTTTAGCGAAGACCTCTAGCGATGACCAGAGTCGAATACTATCTACACTTAAGTTTGTTGTTGTTCCTGAAAGTAATTATCAGAACGATGAATATACATTATTTACGATAAGTTCATTGAATGATAGGTTATCAAGCATAGGGGTTGAATATGTTGAACCTACGGTATTGGAAAAACTACGAAAGAAACTTGCGAAGGTCTATGAAGAGAAGAAGGGTGAGGTGATGACATTTTCTCAACTTCTTGCTAGTGAGGCTGGCGGAAATGTATATATAGATGTATCAACAAAAGTTGAGGATAGAGAGATGAGTAGTCTAACTTCATCTTATCAGGGTGCTCCAAGTGTAAGAATAAGACAAGTTCATATAAGAATTACATTAAGTTCCTATGATGTTTCTACAGGTAGAGGGTTAGGTAAGGTGATAGTCTCAACGAATGTTCCTATTGCTGGAAACACTTCGGAGAAAATAGAGGGAGTAATATCAAAACTGTCAGAAAGCGGCTTGAATGATGTTATCTCTAGAATAATCAAATATCTTGAGGGTGGAAGATTGGTATTACTCAAAGTTATTGGTGTAAAAAGTACTGATGAGAGAGAAATATCTACTGTGATTGATGGAATATCTAGTGTTAAAATGAAAAAGAGGAAGAGTCTTTCAGAAGGATATGTTGAATATGATGTTGTAATTGTTGGTAAGACTGATGACTTTGTTGATGAACTGAGAGATAGTTTGAGGACATTACC from Spirochaetota bacterium carries:
- a CDS encoding phospho-sugar mutase encodes the protein MRMLSLNDVQLSESAKNNIKLWIDEFGKDVEEEVSRLVSEGKLEELEDRFYRKLEFGTGGMRGKVAIGTNRMNEYNIRIATQGFANYLKKVKGNQILSCVIGYDTRRDSRKFAIEASKVLVGNGIKVYLVKKPMPTPFISFAVRYLKASGGIIITASHNPPDYNGYKVYWDDGAQVVPPHDKGIIEEVYRITSSKEISMVSDEELLKSELFVEFLDEVKDAYLKILKVSLSELIDVEDVSFRKDMKIAYTPLHGTSLYLTIDALKSLGFENVYLVEEECSVDGSFSAVPLPNPEEDSSFERVIKLSKQVGAQVFFASDPDADRVRAGIIVNDEDVLFSGNQLASMMLEWILSKLYQRGTLPEDGFVVTTIVTTDLIRKIAQSFGVETYLTLTGFKYIGEKIRQFEGQKRFIFGCEESIGYLYGDDVRDKDSVISTVLISLMVEDLMKQGKNLKEYLFEIYKKYGVHIESLISLEFEGFEGQRKIESMMGKVRSERFEEFASLKVLSRIDVKNRTYEDFAKGFKEDYKTDLPVSNVVILNLEGGSKIIVRPSGTEPKVKIYFLSEFGKDVESIEDYQRKHDLLVNDFKKKVIG
- a CDS encoding gamma-glutamylcyclotransferase, whose translation is MNERVFVFGTIRKDQPRHYLLGNAKFIDYAILEGFELYYIYNMFPGIVEGNGKVIGEVYELPEDDLYKLDEAEDAVSIKNIEIGLSRRVKVKVKTQSGQTLDAWCYVFIQDIEDSPKIPSGDWVEFSKSINQ
- a CDS encoding GNAT family N-acetyltransferase; translation: MLDIVRCSDFSRDTLLEISYKVSDLIIISSQELFEVLFGDDMKNVVRDLFLAKGNLYSYENTWVAIERDQIVGVMVLFTQKDFFVKGLRMGLKILSCMGPRTFLKIPLLLKSSSLLLPIPKGSIYLSNISVLPEYRRRGLGREMLKYVSNYAKLLKCNKVVLDVGVENDVALRLYESEGFKVVAQTKSVKINTHTFCFYRMEKEIGI
- the sixA gene encoding phosphohistidine phosphatase SixA codes for the protein MSSVSRLIFLVQHGEAKSEDEDPERHLKDIGKEKTRKVADILYGMSLRPRVIVHSGKARARETAEIMAEVLKPEKGIVEEKGLSPLDDPSSWARRLESEQGVMIVGHLPYLSKLTSLLLIGNQDVEIVKFTYSSCLVIVKEEKFRISLFITPEV
- a CDS encoding VacB/RNase II family 3'-5' exoribonuclease, which produces MGKRKKGATLKKSIGRKLEDLSKSELLVEISKRKKLPWLKEEIFEDNPLLDIVLVLRKYKIKHRFSKASLKEAKRISQSVNGSDLKGRIDLRDELIFTIDGEDAKDFDDAVSLEINNNYYILGVHIADVSYYVKSGSPLDREAFERGNSTYLIDVVFPMLPFELSNGICSLNPNVDRLTVSVEMWINKKTLEVDKFDIFESVIRSKYRLTYNYVEKVLDDPSIERDERLAYTLLNMWDLAKKLHDNRIAKGGIDFNFKETKIYLDESGNPIDFKVYPRLKSERLIEEFMLMANKTVAKFLSDKGPTIFRIHEEPDYENIQNISNIVSLFGFRLPPVEEVRSVHLQEVIMNVSQKEYEEFVNYIILRSMKQARYDTDNIGHYGLDFEHYTHFTSPIRRYPDLVIHRLVKFVLNNKKKRPKSLSLKKLKWIADHCSETERESVSAERFIAKLKGIRYVKKYPDEVFDAIVSGFKEDGIFVQIIKNGVEGFVKIEDLGDEFVYDAKTNSFLSRKSGDSLSVGHKIKVKLKEYSLVKGFLDFIIIRDE
- a CDS encoding prepilin-type N-terminal cleavage/methylation domain-containing protein, translated to MNSRAFSLVEVMVVVMLSSVVFLVIYSLTSVGIRFFENFSKNFDFSINQFLRDVEFELLRADEFRVDGGVLEIRLGDTFIRYIQVSPSKDFSLLTIRKEIISRGVATKKTFTLRNVFELKMNKQPTSSRNKLYISILDVNGRYIYMGYIP